The sequence below is a genomic window from bacterium.
AGATTTGAAAGCGATTAACACCTCGTTGGATTCGATCTCGACGGCTGCCGTACAGCAATCGGAAGGATTGAAACAGGTAAACATCGCGCTTTCGCAACTCAGTTCCGTTACTCAGCAGAATGCAGCGAGCAGCGAAGAAGCGGCAAGCGCTTCCGAATCGCTCAATAGTCAATCGACTGAGATGAGCAACTTGGTGAGTGAATTTGTGCTTAACGAGCGCAGGGCAAGTGCCCAGAAGCGAATTGGCACTGGAGCGAAGCCGATGGAAGCGCTGCCGAACCGTTCTGAACGGAGACCACTGAAGGCATTACCCGAGCGGAGAAGCGGGCGAGCCGATGAGGTGATACCACTCGACATGGACGATCTTTCTGAATTCTAATCGATATTCTAATCGAAAATTATTTGGAAGTATGACGAAAAGCGGGCTTAGTCCCGCTTTTTTGTTGGTGGAGGTGTCGGTTCGGGCGGCGGTGGATCGTCAAGCAAAATGCGTTTCGCCGGCGTGTCAAGATCGTCGAACTGCTTTCGCTTACTCGCCCATAGGAAGGCGGCGACCGCGACCAATACAATCCCCAACGAGATCGGCAGCATGAGGTAAATTACTTCCAAACGAATCCCTTTCGCGTAGCGAGATATAGCGCCGTCAAACTGGAAAGCGGCATCAGGATCGCGGCGACCAACGGCGTCACATGACCCGTGATGGCTAGGGTTGCGCCTACTAAGTTGTACGCAATCGAGATCGTAAGATTCCAACGGATGCGATGCATCGCCTGTTTCGCCAATCGTAATAGCGCAGCGACTTGTCCGATCCCCGGTTCGATTAGAAAAACCCCTGCCGCTTCGCGCGAAACTTCCGCACTGCCGGCGGGACTGATGCCGACATCGGCTGCCGCTAATGCCGCCGCATCGTTCACCCCGTCGCCCACCATTGCAACCACCGCGTTTTTCGACATAACTGCTTGTACTCGCTCGAGTTTCGCTTCCGGTGAAACGCTGGCGTTGTAGTTGCCAATCGCTAATTGATCGGAAACTTTTTTTACGGCAGCAAAGCTATCGCCGGAGAGAATTTCACAAGTGATGTTTTGGCGATGAATATCTTCGATTGCTGTTTTCGCGTCGGAGCGGAGGGCGTCACCAATCGCATACAATGCAACGATTTCCTCATCCCGGCTCACCCACACTGGTGTCGCTCCCAACGCATCGAGTTCCTGCATTGCCGCATTCATCGCATCGGTGGGGTGCCTACCGCCCGCGACAAAGGGATAGGTTCCGATAACGAAGGATTGCGCGTTACTATCGGGAAATTGGACAACGCCGCGGATACCGTGTCCCGCGATTTGTTGTACCTGCGAAACTGCGAGTGTTGTCGCAGCGGTTCGTTGGAAGGCGGCGGCGAGATGGTGCGTCGAGTGCGCTTCGATTGCTGCGACTGCTTGTGTAATTTTTTCTTGGTCGGCTTGTGTAAGATCGGAAAAATAGCGTGTCGAAAGTAACCGGGTTGCCCCTTCAGTCAAGGTTCCGGTTTTATCGAGCATGACGCGGTCGATGGCAGCCAGCCGCTCGAGTATCGGCGCTCCACGGATGAATATGCCTTGTTTGGCGGCGAAACCAATCGCAGTAGCAAATGAAATGGGAACCGCTAACCCAAGCGCGCAGGGGCAAGTCACCACTAACATCGCTACGCCATACCATAACGCCTTCGTGGGATCGATTTGCCACCAGAGCACAATCGTCAGGGTCGCCAACAGAATGATACTGGAAACAAACCACCCGGCGATACGGTCGGTGATGACGGTGAAGGGGGCGCGCTTGGCAGCCGCTTCGCGCATCATCTGCGATAGCTTTCCTAACCTAGTCGCTTCCCCAATGGCAACGGCGCGCAGTTGCACCGGACGCTCGACAACGATGTTACCGGCAAAAATAACTTCTCCACGAATTACTTTCCGGGGTTTCGCTTCCCCGGTGAAAGACGCTTCGGAGATGAGTGCTTCGTCGGTAAGCAATTCACCATCGACCGGAATCGTTTCACCCGGAAGGATTTGCAGTTTGTCGCCGGTATGTACCTCAGTGAGTGGTTTATCGACTGTTCCATTATTCTCGATGCCGTGTACGATTTTCGGCATTGCCGAGAGTAAGGTCACACTCGCTTCGCTTGCCCAGCGGTTTGCCCGTGCGAGTACATATCGTCCCACTAGCAGCAGAAAAACCAACGAAGTGACGCTATCGAAATAAACTTCGCTGCGCTGTTGCCACGTTGCAATGGTACTCGCGAAAAAACTTACGAGGATACCCAGCGCAATCGGTAAATCCATCGCCGCGACTTTATTCCGCAATCCGTTCCATGCGCCGAGGTAGAACGGATAGGCGGCATAGGTAACAACCGGGAGGGCAAGTCCCAACGAGATCCACCGGAAGAGCGACGCGTACTGTGGTTCGATACCGCTGAATTCCCCAGCATACAGAGCGAAGGCGAGTAGCATGATGTTACCGGCGCCGGCGGCGGCAACACCCATTCGGATCAATAGTTTGCGGTCGGTGTCGCGGAGCGAAGTCGTCGCATTGTCGGAGAGTGGATGAGGTGGATAACCGATGCGGTCGAGGGCGTGGGCGAAGTCGCTGAGTTTCTGTGCGACCGGATCGAATACGATGAGAACAACGCTGCGTCCCAAATCCAATCGCGCCGAACGGGCATGTTCGCGTTCGAGGAGAATTTTCTCGATGAGCCAAGCGCAGGCGATGCAATGCGTCCCTTCGACATATAATTCGATTTCAAGTAATCCACCGGGTAGTTTTCGCGCTGTTTGGGATAGGAACGCGGGATCGTCGAACCCGGAATAGTCTTTCCCGGTGACTTTCGCCGGTCGTTTAACATCGTCGGATAACTCTTTTCGCAGCCGGTAGTACTCCTCCAAATCGCAGCCGTGGAGAATCCCGTAGACAGTGGCGCAACCGTTGCAACAGAATTGCTCGCTCGGCCCGGGGCGCAACAATTGCTCCGGCACTGGCGTTCCGCAGTGCGTACAAAGGGTTTCATTGACAACTTTAGGATTGGTTTCCGACATGTTTCTTTAGACAAAAAGGGTAGCCGCAGGCTTCAGCCTGCGTTTCTTAGAATTATAAATATGCGTGTGCTATTCGTCATTAACGAATTATCGTAACAAGTCTGGTAACTTGTGAGTGATGCTGATCCATGAATACAGGCTGTTATTGTATTGATAACAAAATACAAGAAGAACAGAATTATGGCAAGATAATCAGCTAAGCACCATAAGCCCATTGCAACCCGATTGTGAGATAGGGTTATATATTTTGACAAATGGGGTTACTTTTTCCAGTTGGGTTTGAATAGAATCGTTCCGTTGGTAACATCGTACCCGATTCCCTTGAGAACAGGGAGGGTTTCAGTCGTGGTTTGGATACGTTGCGAATTATTCGCGAGCGTTTTTTCTGGATAGTTGTCTTTCCCGGCAAGGTCGAGGAAAACCGCCGCCGACAGCATAAACGCCCGCACGCCGATTTTCGAGTCGTTGTGCGATTCGCCGAGATTGCATCCTTCCCGATGGGTATCATCCCCGTCGCCATCGACGAATAGTGCGACGCTGCTATTTAAGGAACGCCCAACCGCATTCGCTTTCGCGTTATACTCATCGTTTCCGGTGGAGTCATAAAACACCGAAGCTGAGAAATCGTGCGCCGCGCCGATGCCCATCGTCATCACCGATTCGTAGCGGTCGTTGCCCGCCCCTTCGGATAAATAGCTGATGCCGAAATGAGCCGTTGCCGATTGCGAGTACCAGACGCCGCGATAGTTGTCGTCGCCGGAGCGGTCGTCTAAGATACCGATCCCGTACCAATACCCTACTGCTTGGACAAAAACGCCACCGAAATAGGTATCATTCCCATTCCCGTCGAGCAACATTCCGACCCCGCCGCCGAGTGATCTCCCATCGACGTAATCGCGGCGGAAACCGTAGCCCGCCCCTTGCGACATATTCGCATTATGTTGGTTCGATTGCGGACTCGGGAAGCGGATATCGGTATCGTTGGCGGTATAGGAATCGTTTCCGGTATTGTCCAGTAGAACGCCCACCCCGCGCGGCAAGCCGCAGCCTTGGCTGTTCAAATAGCTATGGTACTGGTCGTTGCCGGCGATATCGTTCAAGACGCCGACACCATAAAGACCGAAGCCTTGGGCACTACCATTCGCGGAATATTGGTCGTCACCGGCACGGTCGAGCAAAATTCCGAAACCGCCGACGCCGGCTCCTTGGGCATAGAATCCGCTTGATTGATAACTGTCGTTGCCTGCCTGATCGATCAGAAAGCCCCAGCCGAGGATGCCGACCCCGAAAGCCGGAAGATTCATCCCAGCGAGATATTCATCGTTACCAGCGCCATCGATCAAGATGCCGAGTGGTGCGCTGATGCTACTGGACGCACCGCCGGAGGAGTATTTATCATCTCCACTGCCGTCAAAAATCAATAGATAGGAATCGCGGGGGTACGTATCGTTACCACTCCCATTCAGGAAAATTTTTCCGTAACGGGTATTGCACACAAACTGGAATTTATCCTGAGATGGGTTAACCGTCAGGGAATCGATAACCCGGTCGATCACGGAAGTCAGGTCGTCGGCGGCTGCTGATAATGGATTCCAATCGACTTGATTCAATGCATCGAATTGCGAATAAAATGCTTTCCACTCTTCCGCTTCGCTGCGTGGCGGCGGCGTCGAAACGGTATCATCGGATGCGCGCTCCAACGGCTCGCTTAATGCTTTGTACAAGGCTTCCCGTTGTTCTTGTGATAAAG
It includes:
- a CDS encoding heavy metal translocating P-type ATPase → MSETNPKVVNETLCTHCGTPVPEQLLRPGPSEQFCCNGCATVYGILHGCDLEEYYRLRKELSDDVKRPAKVTGKDYSGFDDPAFLSQTARKLPGGLLEIELYVEGTHCIACAWLIEKILLEREHARSARLDLGRSVVLIVFDPVAQKLSDFAHALDRIGYPPHPLSDNATTSLRDTDRKLLIRMGVAAAGAGNIMLLAFALYAGEFSGIEPQYASLFRWISLGLALPVVTYAAYPFYLGAWNGLRNKVAAMDLPIALGILVSFFASTIATWQQRSEVYFDSVTSLVFLLLVGRYVLARANRWASEASVTLLSAMPKIVHGIENNGTVDKPLTEVHTGDKLQILPGETIPVDGELLTDEALISEASFTGEAKPRKVIRGEVIFAGNIVVERPVQLRAVAIGEATRLGKLSQMMREAAAKRAPFTVITDRIAGWFVSSIILLATLTIVLWWQIDPTKALWYGVAMLVVTCPCALGLAVPISFATAIGFAAKQGIFIRGAPILERLAAIDRVMLDKTGTLTEGATRLLSTRYFSDLTQADQEKITQAVAAIEAHSTHHLAAAFQRTAATTLAVSQVQQIAGHGIRGVVQFPDSNAQSFVIGTYPFVAGGRHPTDAMNAAMQELDALGATPVWVSRDEEIVALYAIGDALRSDAKTAIEDIHRQNITCEILSGDSFAAVKKVSDQLAIGNYNASVSPEAKLERVQAVMSKNAVVAMVGDGVNDAAALAAADVGISPAGSAEVSREAAGVFLIEPGIGQVAALLRLAKQAMHRIRWNLTISIAYNLVGATLAITGHVTPLVAAILMPLSSLTALYLATRKGFVWK
- the ccoS gene encoding cbb3-type cytochrome oxidase assembly protein CcoS — protein: MLPISLGIVLVAVAAFLWASKRKQFDDLDTPAKRILLDDPPPPEPTPPPTKKRD